A window of Cryptosporidium parvum Iowa II chromosome 1, whole genome shotgun sequence contains these coding sequences:
- a CDS encoding centromere/kinetochore protein (zw10 homolog): MDDLLSSIKLKILSEAQSENLGGSFPENIRKLLGTVEEELRTVRESVLESIDISNINYVKSKKELDSLQTETVALRKTIASIETKVEGDLGSSKGVSEMEEINSIKRDLATLKKASIFFETIAQLHSIFAEFDNYLVEYEFDLAADALSNADQKLNEINFDDSNINQIGSENITGNRAIQQVEEEKDIFEEVKIEYLHRRGRLVSIVELLFRYIFHFERNEIRIRLSLPRSVLMEVSDFSLGYDSEKPCSEDGDEVRISLQDVWYSLISLGVVNEHVAYLSKLCIENILDPLVSKSSKLSTEKNCGYKLLPFETRFHNECKWEYKVVCNKSGDKNKEFDGVEDCDNQRSVYEHAIPVLISILKFLSDDCFTGNIQVISLFGKYTWSWISPRLLHGVSSTPTTKDCQILREFEVQARSLQIIPAGEDTISNYVNQLETSRYEERKLHALNFAREIIMRDDPSIILVDDSTEIGSLTNLLEQCGVQKSKADKCDDLSNLISLIGEGDLIGNMEIDSFSSIQNENESFLQLQICGVSSCAHSLIQKIHQLLDEALLDAQKHCLSSAKQGYFLVRELVMLFILLRPTIHKERLDSDPLFAATFYTDCTYLIHHLILIPFTYGSKFPPPIPNIGSFVDLLLTLRKLQETAISSLLTKESESIRELLEEKALSMESMKNMSLDQTFIEVETIIVDIVQRLKRVSSMFSSTLPINIYLESFGILVDETIRITLDQVLKLATSDDVQDVSPDDASALVLLLNNLASQIQRLFECHIFKINNKDGSASNFGVHNSRLIYNDPPSLVGYLKHWESFTVLRDTLDADIASVVQQKNKIKALFQDYEIRGILNLNPFLSSNVDEVYYIIVSSI; encoded by the coding sequence ATGGATGATCTACTTTCCAGCATTAAACTCAAGATACTATCTGAAGCACAATCTGAGAACTTAGGTGGTAGCTTCCCAGAAAACATAAGAAAACTTTTAGGGACGGTTGAGGAAGAGCTCAGAACTGTTAGAGAGTCAGTACTAGAAAGCATTGATATTTCAAACATAAACTATGTAAAGtcaaagaaagaattgGACTCTCTACAAACAGAAACTGTGGCATTGAGGAAAACAATTGCATCCATTGAAACCAAGGTTGAGGGCGATTTAGGTTCTTCAAAAGGAGTTTCTGAAAtggaagaaataaatagcATTAAGAGGGACCTAGCGACTCTCAAGAAAGCAagtattttctttgaaacTATTGCACAGCTTCACTCTATATTTGCCGAATTTGATAACTACTTGGTTGAATATGAGTTTGATTTGGCAGCAGACGCCCTAAGTAATGCTGATCAAAAGCTGAATGAGATCAACTTTGACGACAGCAACATTAACCAAATTGGGTCAGAAAATATTACAGGGAACCGAGCTATACAACAAGTCGAAGAAGAAAAGGACATTTTTGAAGAAGTGAAGATTGAGTACCTCCATAGAAGGGGAAGACTTGTGAGTATCGTTGAGCTACTATTTAGATATATTTTCCATTTCGAACGCAACGAAATAAGAATAAGACTGAGTCTTCCAAGAAGCGTGCTTATGGAGGTGTCAGATTTTAGCCTTGGGTATGACTCAGAAAAGCCTTGTTCAGAAGACGGGGATGAGGTCAGAATCTCTCTTCAAGACGTCTGGTACTCTCTTATATCACTTGGCGTTGTGAATGAACATGTAGCGTATCTTTCAAAACTTtgtattgaaaatattctaGATCCTCTGGTTTCCAAATCAAGCAAACTCTCTACAGAGAAAAATTGCGGGTATAAATTGCTTCCCTTTGAAACTAGATTTCACAATGAATGCAAATGGGAATATAAGGTTGTGTGTAACAAGTCAGGTGACAAAAATAAGGAATTTGATGGAGTAGAAGACTGTGATAACCAACGATCAGTTTATGAACATGCAATTCCTGTTTTAATCTCGATTCTTAAGTTTTTATCTGATGACTGCTTTACAGGTAATATTCAAGTGATCTCCTTGTTTGGTAAGTACACCTGGAGTTGGATTTCACCCAGATTATTGCACGGTGTTTCTTCAACACCCACCACAAAAGATTGTCAGATTTTGAGAGAATTTGAAGTTCAAGCCAGATCACTTCAAATTATCCCAGCAGGAGAAGACACAATTTCAAATTACGTTAACCAACTGGAGACAAGTAGATATGAGGAGAGGAAGTTGCATGCTTTGAACTTCGCAAGGGAGATTATAATGCGCGATGATCCCTCTATCATTTTAGTTGACGATTCCACAGAAATTGGGTCTCTTACAAATCTGCTTGAGCAATGTGGGGTACAAAAATCAAAGGCAGATAAATGCGATGACCTTTCAAACCTAATTAGCCTTATTGGTGAAGGAGATCTTATCGGTAATATGGAGattgattcattttcttcaatcCAAAATGAAAACGAAAGTTTTCTCCAACTTCAAATTTGCGGAGTTAGTTCTTGTGCTCATTCTCTGATTCAAAAGATACATCAGCTTCTCGATGAAGCTCTCTTGGATGCTCAAAAGCATTGCTTAAGCTCTGCAAAGCAAGGATACTTCCTTGTCAGGGAGTTAGTAATGCTATTTATATTACTCAGACCAACTATTCACAAAGAAAGGTTAGACAGTGATCCTCTCTTTGCTGCTACATTTTATACAGATTGCACCTATTTAATTCACcatctaatattaattccttTCACATATGGTAGTAAATTTCCACCAccaattccaaatattggTTCATTTGTTGACCTCCTATTAACTCTCAGGAAACTTCAAGAAACTGCAATTTCCAGCCTTTTGACCAAAGAGTCTGAATCAATACGTGAGTTACTAGAAGAAAAGGCACTTTCAATGGAATCAATGAAGAATATGTCTTTAGATCAAACATTCATAGAAGTTGAAACAATAATTGTTGACATAGTCCAACGGCTTAAGAGAGTTTCTTCAATGTTTTCTTCCACTCTTccaatcaatatttatcttGAAAGCTTTGGAATTCTTGTTGACGAGACTATAAGAATTACTCTTGACCAAGTTTTAAAACTTGCAACCTCTGACGATGTGCAGGATGTTTCACCAGACGATGCGTCTGCCTTAGTCCTTCTATTAAATAACCTGGCATCACAAATACAAAGACTTTTTGAATGccatatattcaaaattaataataaggATGGATCAGCATCTAATTTTGGTGTGCACAACTCTAGACTAATATATAATGACCCGCCTTCCCTTGTTGGCTACCTTAAGCACTGGGAATCTTTCACCGTACTTAGAGATACTCTTGATGCAGATATTGCGAGCGTAGTTCagcaaaaaaataaaataaaagcACTTTTCCAAGATTATGAAATAAGGGGAATCCTAAACTTGAACCCATTTCTCTCATCTAACGTCGATGAggtatattatattattgtttcCTCTATTTAA
- a CDS encoding AAA superfamily ATpase: protein MTVYKSLLNSNALNIFRGYIKGILSDKNGGFSPRSTNICIYKQVADSLSNNIKGLVLHILNEELEKNSEKELASTIDLNLIDLITDNYLYLNAPILPLESLLNNEFERIINSSKDKSNNFIIIELPRHFTSNSLFFKNSANKQVEEEDGLDSDNEFCKEVTHFGVFNTTTDDASNKLEESIYRVLKRFIERAMMQENFNIHLIMLSPYFKPPQFLLGKGMFEIYLSIEWEASKSNLIQLIKDVFKGIEVENGVIEMIIASVSHQDSAFSKLIELCFELKHSLATKYIGRRILKREDINLNCKMKIRNEDAQDFLQKYNSKLLNSYYSSSIDSLIATKISIDSDFVGLNELRKSIKDSINALEQFSERSEVSENEIDTYGYPISWFLWGSSGSGKSTLVRSMVSISPKVKVLLCNVIDLISPFHGITTRNLRRIFKNAINSRPCILVFDDIETLGAFTKKDDISEGEVRSKINKELASTFLYLLDSVISINQDGDLGNDLLQQMKINVQDRSLEEAIDHFNSKVSRKVAGIMIIMTSRNNMGDFSTELLLKVQRHSFLQLPSTKELLESIREKDNDEVSATAEEIANEIQNLQGDRLINVSEFKILVQNKLYEKYASREANSKTSEKKSLTK from the coding sequence ATGACTGTATATAAGTCTCTACTGAATTCAAATGcactaaatatttttagaGGATACATAAAAGGTATTTTATCAGATAAAAATGGAGGTTTTAGCCCACGATCAACAAACATATGCATATATAAGCAAGTAGCAGATTCactttccaataatattaaggGTCTAGTTCTGCATATTCTTAATGAAGaattggaaaaaaattcaGAAAAAGAGTTAGCAAGCACAATCGATCTTAACTTAATTGATCTGATTACTGATAATTACTTATATTTAAATGCTCCAATATTGCCACTTGAAAGTCTATTAAACAATGAGTTCGAAAGAATAATTAACAGTAGCAAAGATAAGTCTAATAACTTCATAATTATTGAACTCCCAAGACATTTTACGTCGAACTCCTTATTCTTTAAGAATTCAGCTAATAAACAagttgaagaagaagatggTCTAGACTCTGATAATGAGTTTTGTAAAGAAGTAACACATTTTGGAGTTTTCAACACTACCACAGATGATGCCTCCAACAAGCTTGAAGAATCTATTTACAGAGTCTTGAAAAGATTTATTGAACGCGCTATGATGcaagaaaattttaatattcatttaataatgcTTTCACCATATTTCAAACCACCTCAATTTTTATTGGGAAAGGGAATGTTCGAGATCTACCTTTCTATTGAATGGGAAGCTAGTAAAtctaatttaattcaactAATTAAAGATGTTTTTAAGGGTATTGAAGTTGAGAATGGTGTAATTGAGATGATAATTGCTTCCGTTTCACATCAAGACAGTGCATTTTCCAAATTGATCGAATTAtgttttgaattaaaacaCTCTCTTGCTACTAAATATATTGGGAGAAGGATCTTAAAAAGAGAGgatataaatttaaattgcaaaatgaaaattagaaatgaaGATGCACAAGATTTCTTgcaaaaatataattcaaaattattaaattcctACTATTCTTCTTCTATTGACTCTTTGATTGCAACCAAAATCTCAATAGATAGTGATTTTGTAGGACTAAATGAGCTTAGAAAATCTATCAAAGATTCAATAAATGCATTAGAGCAGTTTAGTGAACGTTCTGAAGTTTCAGAAAACGAAATTGATACATATGGATATCCAATATCTTGGTTTTTATGGGGAAGCTCAGGAAGTGGAAAAAGTACTCTTGTCAGAAGTATGGTATCTATTAGCCCAAAAGTGAAGGTATTACTTTGTAATgttattgatttaataagCCCCTTTCACGGAATTACAACACGTAATCTTAGACgcatatttaaaaatgcaATAAATTCTAGACCATGTATATTGGTATTCGATGATATTGAAACTTTGGGAGCttttacaaaaaaagatgatatATCTGAAGGTGAAGTCagatcaaaaattaataaagagcTTGCATCTACTTTTCTATATCTTCTGGATTCAGTTATATCAATTAATCAAGATGGAGATTTAGGTAATGATCTATTGCAACAAATGAAGATAAACGTACAAGATAGGAGCTTAGAGGAGGCGATTGATCattttaattctaaagTATCAAGAAAAGTTGCAGGAATAATGATCATTATGACAAGTAGAAATAATATGGGTGACTTCTCAACTGAACTTTTACTGAAAGTCCAAAGACATTCTTTTTTACAATTACCATCTACAAAAGAACTTTTAGAAAGTATACGTGAAaaagataatgatgaagTATCAGCTACTGCAGAAGAAATTGCCAATGAAATTCAGAATCTGCAAGGTGATCGGCTAATTAATGTCAGTGAATTTAAAATCCTTGTTCAAAATAAGCTTTATGAAAAATATGCGAGCAGGGAAgcaaattcaaaaacttctgaaaaaaaatcctTAACTAAATAG
- a CDS encoding yyaF/YCHF TRANSFAC/OBG family small GTpase plus RNA binding domain TGS, with the protein KMPPKKNEQKEVKVLLGRPRGNLKMGLVGLPNVGKSTTFNLLCKQAVPAENFPFCTIEPHEARMNVPDDRFRALCKHFSPKSEVPATLTIFDIAGLVPGAHKGEGLGNAFLSNIQAVDGIYHVVRAFESDEIVHTEGEVNPVKDLETISNELRMKDLERVDKLISELNRLTKNGTDRTKKEQVAALQILKDVYAHLEAGNWISSKYDWKSSEVELLNEHQFLTAKPVVYLVNLSEKDYIRQKNKFLPKIAEWVKEHIDGVIIPYSAEFEAALAELHTEEEKMAYIKEKGASKSMIDKIINTGYSALNLLHYFTAGEDEVKCWTIRSGTKAPQAAGIIHTDFERGFICAEVYKFTDLMELGSEAAIKAAGKYLQKGKDYVVEDGDIIFFKFNVTNSGKK; encoded by the coding sequence AAAATGCCAccaaaaaagaatgaaCAGAAGGAAGTTAAGGTGCTTTTGGGGAGACCCAGGGGGAATCTAAAGATGGGATTGGTAGGCTTGCCTAATGTGGGAAAATCAACAACTTTCAACCTACTTTGTAAGCAGGCAGTTCCAGCGGAGAATTTTCCATTTTGTACAATAGAGCCTCATGAGGCGAGGATGAATGTACCAGATGATCGTTTTAGAGCACTTTGTAAGCATTTCAGCCCAAAAAGTGAAGTTCCTGCAACTTTGACAATCTTCGATATTGCGGGGCTTGTCCCAGGAGCTCATAAGGGTGAAGGTCTTGGAAACGCTTTTCTTTCCAATATCCAGGCAGTTGATGGAATTTATCATGTAGTTCGAGCATTTGAAAGCGACGAAATTGTACATACGGAGGGGGAGGTTAACCCTGTCAAGGATTTGGAAACAATCAGTAATGAGTTGAGGATGAAGGATTTAGAGAGAGTTGACAAGCTAATTTCAGAGCTGAACAGGCTTACGAAGAATGGGACAGACAGAACAAAGAAGGAACAAGTAGCTGCTTTACAAATTCTTAAGGACGTCTATGCTCACCTTGAGGCTGGCAACTGGATTAGTAGCAAATATGATTGGAAGTCCTCAGAGGTTGAATTGCTTAACGAGCACCAGTTTTTGACAGCAAAACCTGTTGTTTATTTAGTAAATCTTTCTGAAAAGGATTATATTCGTCAAAAGAATAAGTTCCTCCCCAAAATTGCTGAATGGGTTAAAGAGCACATTGATGGAGTAATAATACCTTACAGTGCTGAGTTTGAAGCGGCTTTGGCTGAGCTCCACactgaagaagaaaaaatggcATACATCAAGGAAAAGGGGGCCTCTAAGAGTATGATCGACAAAATCATCAACACTGGTTATTCGGCACTAAACTTATTACATTATTTCACAGCAGGAGAAGATGAAGTTAAATGTTGGACTATCAGAAGTGGAACAAAAGCTCCACAAGCTGCAGGTATTATCCACACTGACTTTGAGAGAGGCTTCATTTGCGCAGAAGTGTACAAATTTACCGACCTAATGGAATTGGGAAGCGAAGCCGCAATTAAAGCTGCaggaaaatatttacaaaaagGCAAAGATTATGTTGTCGAAGATGGAgatataattttctttaaattcaatgTTACTAATTCAGGAAAAAAGtag
- a CDS encoding RNA polymerase 1 beta subunit has protein sequence MEYQTRDRLLSAVWPHIESFNTFLSVGLKNIVKNLPKIYVDSGFIQDDCELNAAYSPAEYLRIGVTSAKIGKPIFGNSESSGTKLTPQHARNGHISYSAPLWLEFEGYNSSLDTVSKHSIYAGTIPIMVKSSSCHLFGLGTKELVEKGEDPNEVGGYFIINGNERVIRYVIQQRCNYPIGLKRPRFATFDSFGSEYAVLMRSLRDDGTSTANYLYGTSDHQCIYRVLLNRQEWLIPFWPLLMAVGSIYDSNVLRSKILQYCNPKDENLFNTINMLTLEWGLDNSVGVDAEFNSVSFGNKGPGDTDILENRYLHQIGRLVWEGVAFHLPPGSLLQEAGRFLIDNYVLVHLEEWNAKLECLILMFIKLIKLQLNEIREESIDSFAYQELLSPGNLYSALFKDAIFSFLQKIRSTYLIEIRSKSGEKNKESKNGVNLLRDTAYFKSVLSKNISMIPKRLQYFMATGNVKTTQLDLQQLSGWTVVADRLNFNRFLSHFRAVHRGQFFTTMKTTDVRKLTGETWGFLCPVHTPDGEPCGLLLHLSQDCIPVTQWDSQETLRRLRNYLISHGISCDDGLGSLSSTWGIESSSRDDLYSPDLTKSIPVMLDGRVLFHIPREDFMVWENKLRTLKWQTNPSVLPVHAEIACVPPDSGMFSGIYIFTAPGRLVRPIMHLETAQVDWIGPLGQPWMNIGVTEEETRKSTKLLEIQKRLIGISDTESEEQLKNDLKALKKLIKDNDRVLSSVPVNYTHMELHPSTILSVTASLIPYAHHNQSPRNMYQCQMLKQTMGTPCLNHPYRTDNKMYRLLTPQEPTIITKGYSSFGFSEYPTGTNAIVAVMSYSGYDMEDAMILNKSSYDRGMFHACVYKTKIISAAPPSATKKSDAESYFFHNIGPDGELVVKELSADGLPNIGQRLTKGSPICRVERIGSGGGPSNATIQTYHDDEVAFVEKINRIASGISIELQQDSLSGGGGDGASSSSGYGEKVSIKLRIVRNPMVGDKFASRHGQKGILSMLWPQENMPFSESGMVPDILFNPHGFPSRMTIGMLLESMGGKAACIHGARSLDATPFNINISDDLSRSEENCEDDKAGEKTTVDYFGKALERAGFQYYGCEPLYNGMTGVELPCHIFMGVIYYQRLRHMVADKAQVRATGPIDALTRQPVKGRKRHGGIRFGEMERDSLISYGVSSILVDRLLICSDEHRAYVCPKCGLIISSISKRAMAQSMSSSKLSNCIPPIAVCRVCKSPCRIITLPYIFRYLSNELAAMNIVIRLHLQQEDVPISN, from the coding sequence ATGGAGTACCAGACTCGGGATAGACTACTTTCTGCAGTTTGGCCGCACATTGAATCATTCAATACATTCCTTTCTGTTGggttaaaaaatattgtgAAGAATTTACCCAAGATTTATGTGGACTCTGGATTTATTCAAGATGATTGCGAGCTAAATGCAGCTTATAGCCCAGCTGAATACCTTAGAATAGGAGTTACATCTGCAAAAATAGGAAAGCCTATTTTTGGTAATTCTGAATCATCTGGTACAAAGCTGACTCCTCAGCATGCCAGAAATGGACATATTAGTTACAGTGCTCCACTATGGCTAGAATTTGAAGGTTATAATTCATCTTTAGATACTGTTTCAAAGCATAGTATTTATGCTGGAACAATTCCAATCATGGTTAAGAGTTCAAGTTGCCATTTATTTGGTCTTGGTACAAAGGAATTGGTTGAAAAAGGCGAAGACCCTAATGAGGTTGGTGGCtactttattatcaatGGTAATGAAAGAGTTATTAGGTATGTAATTCAACAAAGATGTAATTATCCAATTGGACTTAAACGTCCAAGGTTTGCGACCTTTGATTCATTTGGCTCGGAATATGCCGTTTTAATGAGGTCATTAAGAGACGATGGAACTTCTACAGCAAACTATCTATACGGAACGTCTGATCATCAATGTATTTACAGagttttattaaatagaCAGGAGTGGCTAATTCCATTCTGGCCTTTATTAATGGCAGTAGGATCAATTTATGACTCAAATGTGCTCAGGAGCAAGATCCTCCAATATTGTAATccaaaagatgaaaatttattcaacACAATTAATATGCTTACTCTTGAATGGGGGCTTGATAACTCAGTCGGTGTTGATGCAGAATTTAATTCTGTATCATTTGGAAATAAGGGGCCTGGAGATACAgatattttagaaaatCGATACTTACATCAAATAGGTAGATTGGTATGGGAGGGCGTAGCCTTCCATCTTCCTCCAGGTAGCCTTTTACAAGAGGCAGGGAGATTCTTAATAGATAATTATGTGTTAGTCCATTTGGAAGAGTGGAATGCAAAATTGGAATGCCTTATTTTAATGTTTATAAAACTAATCAAACTTCAGCTTAATGAAATTCGTGAAGAGTCTATAGATTCTTTTGCGTatcaagaattattatctcCAGGAAACCTATACTCAGCACTATTTAAAGATgcaattttttcatttctacAAAAGATAAGGTCTACATATTTGATTGAGATAAGATCTAAAAGTGGtgaaaagaataaagaGAGTAAAAATGGTGTTAACCTGCTTCGAGATACAGCATACTTTAAATCAgttttatcaaaaaatatttccatGATACCTAAGCGTCTCCAATATTTTATGGCAACAGGTAATGTGAAAACCACTCAATTGGACCTTCAACAACTATCAGGATGGACTGTTGTTGCAGATAGACtaaattttaatagatTTCTATCCCATTTTAGAGCTGTACATAGAGGACAGTTTTTTACCACTATGAAGACTACGGATGTCAGAAAATTAACAGGTGAAACATGGGGATTTCTTTGTCCAGTACATACTCCTGACGGTGAGCCATGCGGTTTACTTCTCCATCTTTCCCAGGATTGTATTCCTGTGACTCAATGGGATTCACAAGAAACTCTCAGACGattaagaaattatttaatttcacATGGTATTTCATGCGATGATGGGCTGGGATCTCTTTCTTCAACTTGGGGTATAGAGTCATCTTCAAGAGATGATTTATATTCACCAGATTTAACAAAATCCATTCCTGTAATGCTAGATGGTAGAGTTTTATTTCATATCCCGAGAGAAGATTTTATGGTATgggaaaataaattaagaaCCTTAAAGTGGCAAACAAACCCCTCTGTATTACCGGTTCATGCAGAAATAGCATGTGTTCCACCAGATTCTGGTATGTTTTCAGGAATTTACATTTTCACCGCTCCTGGAAGACTTGTAAGACCAATTATGCACCTTGAGACTGCTCAAGTAGACTGGATTGGGCCGCTTGGCCAACCATGGATGAATATTGGTGTAACGGAAGAAGAGACTCGTAAATCAACAAAACTCCttgaaattcaaaaaagattaattgGTATTTCGGATACTGAGTCTGAAGAACAGCTAAAAAACGACCTTAAAGCTTTAAAGAAActaattaaagataatgaCAGAGTGCTTTCATCTGTACCGGTTAACTACACTCACATGGAGCTCCATCCATCAACAATTCTATCAGTTACTGCAAGCCTTATTCCTTATGCTCACCATAACCAAAGTCCAAGAAATATGTATCAGTGCCAGATGCTTAAACAAACAATGGGTACTCCTTGCCTTAACCACCCATATAGAACCGACAATAAGATGTATAGGCTTTTAACTCCTCAAGAGCCaactattattactaaAGGATATTCATCCTTTGGTTTTTCTGAATATCCAACTGGAACAAATGCAATCGTTGCTGTAATGTCATATTCAGGTTATGATATGGAGGATGCTATGATTCTTAACAAATCATCTTATGATAGAGGAATGTTCCATGCCTGTGTCTATAAAACCAAAATCATTTCAGCAGCTCCTCCTAGTGCTACAAAAAAGAGTGATGCAGAAAGCTACTTCTTTCATAATATTGGGCCAGACGGTGAGCTAGTTGTTAAAGAGCTTTCAGCAGATGGGCTTCCTAATATTGGCCAAAGACTTACAAAAGGCTCACCAATATGTAGGGTTGAACGTATAGGTTCTGGAGGGGGCCCTTCCAATGCAACTATTCAAACTTATCATGACGATGAGGTTGCATTTGTCGAGAAAATTAATAGGATAGCTAGCGGGATTTCTATTGAACTTCAACAAGATTCTTTAAGTGGAGGGGGAGGAGATGGGGCTTCAAGTTCTTCTGGTTACGGAGAAAAGGTGTCTATCAAACTAAGAATCGTAAGAAATCCTATGGTTGGTGATAAATTTGCCTCTAGACATGGCCAAAAAGGTATTCTTTCAATGCTTTGGCCACAAGAAAACATGCCATTTAGCGAATCTGGTATGGTTCCTGATATTCTATTCAATCCGCATGGTTTTCCTTCTCGTATGACTATCGGTATGCTCTTAGAGTCTATGGGAGGAAAAGCAGCTTGTATTCATGGAGCAAGAAGTTTGGATGCAACTCCATTcaacattaatatttctgatGATCTTTCAAGATCTGAAGAGAATTGCGAGGATGACAAAGCGGGTGAAAAGACTACTGTGGACTACTTTGGTAAAGCTTTAGAAAGAGCAGGTTTCCAATATTATGGGTGCGAACCACTTTATAATGGAATGACGGGAGTAGAGCTCCCATGTCATATCTTTATGGGagttatttattatcaaagaCTTCGTCATATGGTTGCTGATAAGGCTCAAGTTAGAGCAACCGGTCCAATTGACGCGTTAACTAGACAGCCTGTTAAGGGAAGAAAAAGACATGGTGGTATTAGATTTGGAGAGATGGAAAGAGACTCTCTAATTTCGTATGGTGTCAGCTCTATTCTTGTTGATAGGTTACTTATTTGCTCAGACGAGCACAGAGCATATGTTTGTCCAAAATGCGGACTTATAATCTCTTCCATTTCAAAGAGGGCTATGGCACAATCAATGTCTAGTAGCAAGCTTTCAAATTGCATCCCACCTATTGCGGTTTGTAGGGTTTGTAAATCTCCCTGCAGAATTATTACGCTTCCATATATCTTTAGATATCTTTCAAATGAGCTTGCAGCAATGAATATAGTTATTCGCCTACATCTCCAACAAGAGGATGTTCCTATTAGTAATTAA
- a CDS encoding hypothetical protein (similar to MED7 like transcriptional activitors), with product MDNANGQQNIVSSFPPPPPYFRLFDHEDKVAKIKPPPCIEGPFTCFGSQLSSDISIHPLDSDTILYNESNVDLPAELMMLNEMFQMEILKLLENSGKGVVDTSSVKKIIKIYNNMNHILEKLRIIQTYHQICDELEAQVNEKNQLLDQMKQHLEEYKSLLDDLSKENSGKLSD from the coding sequence ATGGATAATGCAAATGGCCAACAAAATATAGTTTCATCTTTTCCACCTCCACCACCATACTTCCGTCTCTTTGATCATGAAGACAAAGTAGCAAAAATAAAGCCACCTCCCTGCATTGAGGGGCCCTTTACTTGCTTTGGCTCTCAGCTCTCTTCGGATATTTCAATTCATCCGTTAGATAGCGACACAATCTTGTATAATGAATCCAATGTTGACTTGCCAGCGGAGTTGATGATGTTAAATGAAATGTTTCAAATGGAAATACTCAAACTTTTGGAGAATTCAGGAAAGGGAGTTGTAGATACTTCATCAGTCAAGAagataattaaaatatataataatatgaacCATATATTGGAGAAGCTCAGAATAATACAAACCTATCACCAGATTTGTGATGAATTAGAGGCGCAGGTgaatgaaaaaaatcaacTTTTAGATCAGATGAAACAACATTTAGAAGAATATAAAAGTTTGCTAGATGACTTGtctaaagaaaattctGGCAAATTGAGCGactaa